A part of Streptomyces sp. NBC_01497 genomic DNA contains:
- the lspA gene encoding signal peptidase II, with product MSTSDTPQIPFAPSAPARRRRIGVLISMALFAYGLDLASKVLVVAHLENHAPVPLIGDWLTLQVTRNAGAAFSMGQAMTVVFTVIAAIVIAVICRIAHKLYSLPWAIALGMLLGGAFGNLTDRVLRSPGVFRGAVVDFISVQYYAVFNLADSAIVCGGVLVVLMSFLGTTPDGRRERDTVPDATEAGEPGKA from the coding sequence ATCAGCACCTCCGACACCCCGCAGATCCCCTTCGCCCCGTCGGCCCCGGCGCGTCGGCGGCGCATCGGCGTGCTGATCTCCATGGCGCTGTTCGCCTACGGGCTGGACCTGGCCAGCAAGGTCCTGGTCGTCGCACACCTGGAGAACCACGCACCGGTCCCGCTCATCGGCGACTGGCTGACGCTCCAGGTGACCCGCAACGCGGGCGCCGCCTTCTCCATGGGGCAGGCGATGACCGTGGTGTTCACGGTGATCGCGGCGATCGTGATCGCGGTGATCTGCCGGATCGCCCACAAGCTCTACAGCCTGCCCTGGGCCATCGCGCTCGGCATGCTCCTGGGCGGCGCCTTCGGCAACCTCACGGACCGCGTGCTGCGCTCACCTGGCGTCTTCCGCGGCGCGGTCGTCGACTTCATCTCCGTCCAGTACTACGCGGTCTTCAACCTCGCCGACTCGGCGATCGTCTGCGGCGGTGTCCTCGTCGTCCTGATGTCGTTCCTCGGCACGACGCCCGACGGCCGCCGCGAACGCGACACCGTGCCGGACGCGACGGAGGCGGGCGAGCCCGGGAAGGCGTAG
- a CDS encoding oxidoreductase — MTSDGATAEAAGTWLLGDLGVNRMGFGAMRLTGSAAFHEGTPGDRGRAIDVLRAAVGRGVNHIDTAAFYFSRLRSANELINSALAPYPDDLVIVTKVGPARDASGAWAAPARPDQLRGQVEENLRQLGRDHLDVVNLRIMRQKSISEHFGALAELREAGLVRHLGISSARPHHLAQAQEIAPVVCVQNRYGIDARGGEPMLHACAAQGIAFVPFFSVAGEGREAGAVRAEHEAVVTLARTRGVSPSQIRLAWTLRQGRHVLAIPGTGNPDHLTDNLAAGALRLTEEELRLLDPVGRTES; from the coding sequence ATGACATCGGACGGGGCCACGGCCGAGGCCGCGGGGACATGGCTGCTCGGTGACCTCGGGGTCAACCGGATGGGGTTCGGCGCCATGCGCCTGACCGGCAGCGCCGCCTTCCACGAGGGGACGCCCGGCGACCGCGGCCGGGCGATCGACGTGCTGCGCGCGGCGGTCGGACGCGGCGTCAATCACATCGACACCGCGGCGTTCTACTTCTCGCGGCTGCGCTCCGCCAACGAACTGATCAACTCGGCGCTGGCCCCCTACCCGGACGACCTGGTCATCGTCACCAAGGTCGGTCCCGCCCGGGACGCGTCCGGCGCGTGGGCGGCCCCGGCACGGCCCGACCAGCTGCGCGGCCAGGTCGAGGAGAACCTGCGCCAGCTCGGCCGGGACCACCTCGACGTGGTCAACCTGCGCATCATGCGGCAGAAATCGATCAGCGAGCACTTCGGGGCCCTCGCCGAGCTGCGCGAGGCCGGGCTCGTCCGCCACCTCGGCATCTCCAGCGCGCGCCCGCACCATCTGGCCCAGGCCCAGGAGATCGCCCCGGTGGTCTGCGTCCAGAACCGCTACGGCATCGACGCGCGCGGCGGCGAACCGATGCTGCACGCCTGCGCGGCCCAGGGCATCGCGTTCGTCCCGTTCTTCTCCGTCGCGGGTGAGGGGCGGGAGGCGGGAGCCGTGCGCGCCGAGCACGAGGCGGTCGTCACCCTCGCCCGTACGCGTGGCGTCTCGCCGTCACAGATACGGCTGGCCTGGACCCTGCGGCAGGGCCGGCACGTGCTGGCCATCCCGGGAACGGGCAACCCGGACCACCTCACCGACAACCTCGCGGCCGGCGCGTTGCGGCTGACGGAGGAGGAGCTGAGGCTCCTCGACCCCGTCGGCCGCACGGAGAGCTGA